In Streptomyces nojiriensis, one genomic interval encodes:
- the gap gene encoding type I glyceraldehyde-3-phosphate dehydrogenase, which yields MTRIAINGFGRIGRNVLRALLERDTDLEVVAVNDLTEPATLARLLAYDTTSGRLGRPVTVEGNVLVVDGHRITVLAEREPEQLPWAELEVDLVLEATGRFTSAEAARGHLKAGARKVLVSAPSDGADVTLAYGVNTDAYDPALHTIVSNASCTTNALAPLAAVLDELAGIEHGFMTTVHAYTQEQNLQDGPHRDPRRARAAGVNIVPTSTGAAKAIGLVLPQLDGKLSGDSIRVPVPVGSIVELNTTVARDVTREEILEAYRAAAQGPLAGVLEYSDDPLVSSDITGNPASSIFDSELTRVDGRHVKVVAWYDNEWGFSNRVIDTLTLLAAG from the coding sequence ATGACTCGCATTGCCATCAACGGATTCGGCCGCATCGGACGCAACGTGCTGCGCGCGCTCCTCGAGCGCGACACCGACCTCGAGGTCGTGGCCGTCAACGACCTGACGGAGCCCGCCACCCTCGCGCGGCTGCTCGCGTACGACACGACGTCCGGCCGGCTCGGCCGCCCGGTGACCGTCGAGGGGAACGTACTCGTCGTCGACGGACACCGGATCACGGTGCTGGCCGAGCGCGAGCCTGAGCAGCTGCCCTGGGCCGAGCTCGAGGTCGACCTCGTGCTGGAGGCGACCGGCCGCTTCACCTCTGCCGAGGCCGCCCGCGGCCACCTCAAGGCCGGTGCCCGCAAGGTGCTCGTCAGCGCTCCGTCCGACGGCGCCGACGTCACCCTCGCGTACGGGGTGAACACCGACGCCTACGACCCGGCCCTGCACACGATCGTCTCGAACGCGTCCTGCACCACCAACGCGCTCGCCCCGCTGGCCGCCGTGCTCGACGAGCTCGCGGGCATCGAGCACGGGTTCATGACCACCGTGCACGCCTACACGCAGGAGCAGAACCTGCAGGACGGCCCGCACCGCGACCCCCGCCGTGCCCGCGCCGCCGGCGTCAACATCGTGCCGACGTCGACCGGTGCCGCGAAGGCGATCGGCCTCGTGCTGCCGCAGCTCGACGGCAAGCTGTCGGGCGACTCGATCCGCGTGCCGGTCCCGGTGGGCTCGATCGTCGAGCTCAACACCACCGTCGCCCGCGACGTGACGCGCGAGGAGATCCTCGAGGCCTACCGCGCCGCCGCGCAGGGGCCGCTGGCCGGGGTGCTGGAGTACTCCGACGACCCGCTCGTGTCCTCCGACATCACGGGCAACCCCGCCTCGTCGATCTTCGACTCGGAGCTCACCCGGGTCGACGGCCGCCACGTCAAGGTGGTCGCCTGGTACGACAACGAGTGGGGCTTCTCGAACCGTGTGATCGACACGCTCACGCTCCTCGCCGCGGGCTGA